In Streptomyces sp. NBC_00483, a single window of DNA contains:
- a CDS encoding nitroreductase family deazaflavin-dependent oxidoreductase has product MAPPGIKLVQKVSSTRTFGRLAPHVIPALDRTVHRLTRGKVLLSAQMLPGVILSVRGAKSGIERRTPLACMPEEERGTWLLIGSNFGRPGHPAWTANLLAHPDAEINWRGADVPVTARLLDGREREEAWAAALKFWPPYAAYQRRVEREIRLFRLERR; this is encoded by the coding sequence ATGGCGCCGCCGGGCATCAAGCTGGTGCAGAAGGTGTCGTCGACGCGGACGTTCGGCCGCCTCGCGCCGCACGTCATCCCCGCTCTCGACCGCACCGTGCACCGGCTCACACGCGGAAAGGTGCTGCTCAGCGCGCAGATGCTGCCGGGCGTGATCCTCAGCGTGCGGGGCGCGAAGAGCGGGATCGAGCGGCGTACTCCACTCGCGTGCATGCCCGAGGAGGAGCGGGGGACCTGGCTGCTGATCGGGTCGAACTTCGGGCGGCCCGGTCATCCCGCCTGGACCGCGAACCTGCTCGCGCATCCGGACGCCGAGATCAACTGGCGCGGGGCGGACGTCCCGGTGACGGCCCGGCTCCTGGACGGCCGCGAGCGGGAGGAGGCATGGGCGGCGGCGCTGAAGTTCTGGCCGCCCTACGCCGCGTACCAGCGGCGGGTGGAGCGGGAGATCCGGCTGTTCCGCCTGGAACGCCGCTGA
- a CDS encoding TetR family transcriptional regulator yields MTGQVRTVDGRVAGRRGQATRQKLLDCLGEMLSSSPYRDVKVIDVARKAGTSPATFYQYFPDVEGAVLEIAEQMATVGAGLTELVADRSWVGKAGWATAQELVDGFLEFWRKNDAILRVVDLGAAEGDKRFYKLRMKILNSVNNSLADAVKDLQDKGKVDKDVSPAAVAGSLVAMLAAVASHQKGFQSWGVKQAELKPNLAMLVHLGVTGKKPAK; encoded by the coding sequence ATGACAGGACAAGTACGGACCGTCGACGGCCGCGTGGCCGGCCGACGCGGTCAGGCAACACGTCAGAAGCTGCTCGACTGCCTCGGCGAGATGCTCAGCTCCTCGCCCTACCGGGACGTCAAAGTCATTGATGTCGCGCGAAAGGCGGGCACTTCGCCCGCGACCTTCTACCAGTATTTCCCGGACGTCGAGGGCGCCGTCCTGGAGATCGCCGAGCAAATGGCCACCGTGGGTGCGGGGTTGACCGAACTGGTCGCGGACCGCTCCTGGGTCGGCAAGGCCGGCTGGGCCACGGCGCAGGAACTCGTTGACGGGTTCCTGGAGTTCTGGCGCAAGAACGACGCGATCCTGCGGGTCGTCGACCTCGGCGCGGCCGAGGGTGACAAGCGCTTCTACAAGCTCCGCATGAAGATCCTGAACTCGGTGAACAACTCCCTCGCGGACGCCGTCAAGGATCTTCAGGACAAGGGCAAGGTCGACAAGGACGTGAGCCCGGCCGCGGTCGCCGGTTCACTGGTCGCCATGCTCGCCGCGGTCGCCTCGCACCAGAAGGGCTTCCAGTCCTGGGGTGTGAAGCAGGCCGAACTCAAGCCGAACCTTGCGATGTTGGTGCACCTGGGCGTGACCGGAAAGAAGCCCGCCAAGTAA
- a CDS encoding VOC family protein, protein MRPARRDRPALPEFPEGAPCWADARLADVEAGKRFYGDLFGWTFDEGAGAERDYYTAAYSEDRAVAALAPANLGVQWRMHLAVRDAYAAAERVFAAGGHIEAGPLSGGTEATVALARGPEGAAFVLRQAGSHRGFERMGGAGAFCGVELLTPDAALSDSFFGAVFGEEAFGAAVRRKVVPEGLGRFLLHFGCADAGATAAAAVRLGGRVRVGPHPTAYGRAAVIEDDQGAVFAVCEQE, encoded by the coding sequence ATGCGTCCCGCCCGCCGCGATCGGCCCGCCCTCCCCGAATTTCCCGAAGGGGCACCGTGCTGGGCCGACGCCCGGCTCGCGGATGTCGAGGCGGGCAAGCGGTTCTACGGCGATCTCTTCGGCTGGACCTTCGACGAGGGCGCGGGCGCCGAGCGCGACTACTACACGGCGGCCTACAGCGAGGACCGTGCCGTCGCCGCCCTCGCCCCGGCGAATCTGGGCGTCCAATGGCGCATGCACCTGGCCGTGCGCGACGCGTACGCCGCCGCCGAACGGGTCTTCGCGGCGGGCGGGCACATCGAGGCGGGGCCGCTGTCCGGCGGGACGGAGGCGACCGTGGCGCTCGCGCGGGGCCCGGAGGGGGCGGCGTTCGTGCTGCGGCAGGCGGGGAGCCACCGGGGTTTCGAGCGGATGGGCGGGGCCGGGGCGTTCTGCGGCGTCGAGCTGCTCACGCCGGATGCCGCGCTGAGCGATTCCTTCTTCGGAGCCGTATTCGGAGAGGAGGCCTTCGGGGCGGCGGTGCGCCGTAAGGTCGTCCCCGAGGGGCTCGGCCGGTTCCTGCTGCACTTCGGCTGCGCCGACGCCGGTGCCACGGCGGCGGCCGCGGTCCGCCTCGGCGGGCGGGTGCGGGTGGGCCCGCACCCCACGGCGTACGGACGTGCCGCCGTGATCGAGGATGATCAAGGGGCGGTGTTCGCGGTGTGCGAGCAGGAGTAG